The Flavobacterium sp. M31R6 nucleotide sequence GAAAACCAGAGTTTCTGAGCAATAACAAAATACTTTCCAAAAATTTAATCGAAATATGTTCATTTTTAGCAATTTCAGCAATTTGAACAGGTGTATTGTCTTTTTGGCGAGCCAAAAAAGTAAGTGCCTTTATTCCGTATTTAGTTTTCTTTGATAGCATTGTGATTTATGATTTATGATTGCTGATCTATGATTTTTTGAAATCGAAACAAGTCGTCTATAAAATATGTTTACGAAACTACAAACTTTATCCTTTTATCAGCAAATTGTATGAATCTTTTTTAAAATTTCATTGCAAATTAAAGTTGTGCAATCTATTTCAGTATAAAAATCGTGTTCCTTATTTTTTATGATCTCAAAATCTATTGAATGTTTTTCTAACCAATTATGCTTTGGCTTATTGATGTCATTTTCGCCATAATAGAGCTTTATTACTCCATTGAGAATTTCATTCTCATATCGCAATCTCGTTGATGAAACGGCAAACAAACTTCTAACATTCAATCCTTTCAAAGTTGCTTTCCAAGCAATTGTTCCGCCAATACTAAAGGCAAGAATATCAACTTGATTCTTTTCTGTTTTCAAAAGATTCTCCACCCCTTTTTCAATTCCTCCATTAATAAACTGACGGTGGAGACTTTCTTCGGAATAATTTGTTTTATCAATTTCTCCCAATTCGCAACAATCGTAATATTGAATTTCGAATTTATCCTTCAATAATTCAACATAGGCTGAAACCCAATCTGATTTTTCTTTTCCCCACAAATCCGATAAAATAATAAGTTTTGGTTTCATAAAGGTTCTAAAGATTATAAATCAGTTTTTTAAACAAAAATCGAAGCGTTTTTATATTGTTTACGAGACAGATGTTAGTATCATTTTATCAATTACCCA carries:
- a CDS encoding alpha/beta hydrolase; amino-acid sequence: MKPKLIILSDLWGKEKSDWVSAYVELLKDKFEIQYYDCCELGEIDKTNYSEESLHRQFINGGIEKGVENLLKTEKNQVDILAFSIGGTIAWKATLKGLNVRSLFAVSSTRLRYENEILNGVIKLYYGENDINKPKHNWLEKHSIDFEIIKNKEHDFYTEIDCTTLICNEILKKIHTIC